Sequence from the Parvicella tangerina genome:
TCCACTTGCAGGCGTTGTTTCAGTATCGGTAGAACCAACCGCAGCAAAATTACTCAGCATTGATGCATTTCCACTGGTAAGTTCAATTGTTGTTGTTGTAGATGCACTTCCAGAAGGATTGTTTATAGTTAAGGGAAGGTTGAAAGTTCCAGCATTTTCCGCAACTGATCCAGAGGCTGAGGAAAACTCTGAATCCGTGTTGCTTCCTCCGCCTGTGTAACAGGTCCAGGTTAAGTCATCAATTGCCACCCTATCTCCAGTACTGTTAATAATTTCGATTATAACATTCCCAGTGATGTTTATCCCTGAAATTGTAGTCGTAGTTACGGTTGCGTCAAATGGAACGGTTCCAACAGGAGTTCCATTAACTTCTACTGATAAGTTTCCTGTACCTCCAGAAAATTTTCTCTGTGTGGTAACTGTTAGGTCTCCAATACCACCTGCAAAAGTTCCAGAAAGCAATGAACCATTTCTTATGGTAATCGCCTTTCCCGTAATAGTTTGATCAGTTCTCGCATCTGTCGCTGTCCAGCCAATTCCGTCATCTCCTGTCCAGTTTTCTGTTTGATAGCCACCGTATGGCCCTATATTTGTAAAAGTTTCACTTGCACATGTCTGTGCAGAAATGTTCCAGGAAAAGAATATTAAAGCGGCTAATGTTAACGCTAACTTTTTCATGTTTAGTTAAACAAAATTGATAATCAGTAATGGTTTCTGGCACGTTTGCCGTCAAGGTTTTCAAAACTAATTTCAGGGTTAAAGTTACAAAAAGAATAAGTGATAAGAAACTCTGAATTCAAACAACAAGATTAAAGTGTCAATAACGCTAGTATGTTCTGAAGTGATATAATATGGTTTTCGTTTGTTTCTACTTGATAGATTGATGAATTTGCAGGTGTTAATAATGCCTTATGAACTTGTCCTAAAAGAGTGTATTTAACATAAATTTAATATTGACAATTGTTGAAAACAGTTCGATTTAAGCTGGGTAACTTTAGTTACATTTTGATTCTATTAAATAGGTTAGATTTGTTCTAAACAATTGTAAAATGAAGACAATAATTATAACACTTGTATTGATGTTAGGGGCAGCGGTAACTTTACCAACTAGGGCGTGGGCACAGTCTTATAACCAAAAGGTACATACAGCCAAAAGAGTAGCAAAGAAAGAATTCAAAGAATATTTAGAAAATCATGAAAAAGTTCAGCTCATTGATGTAAGAACTCCGGGAGAGTTTGGAGAAGGAACGATTGAAGGAGCAAAGAACATCGATTTCTATAATCCTGATTTCAAAAATGAGATTGCCAAATTAGACAAGGAGCTGCCAACACTGAT
This genomic interval carries:
- a CDS encoding rhodanese-like domain-containing protein; the encoded protein is MKTIIITLVLMLGAAVTLPTRAWAQSYNQKVHTAKRVAKKEFKEYLENHEKVQLIDVRTPGEFGEGTIEGAKNIDFYNPDFKNEIAKLDKELPTLIFCRSGGRSAKALQVFKAEGFDYVLELEGGYLNW